Proteins co-encoded in one Prunus persica cultivar Lovell chromosome G6, Prunus_persica_NCBIv2, whole genome shotgun sequence genomic window:
- the LOC18773206 gene encoding RNA cytidine acetyltransferase 1 has translation MRKKVDERIRTLISNGVKNRHRSMFVIVGDKSRDQIVNLHYMLSNEVKKSRPTVLWCYKDKLELSSHKKKRAKQVKKLMQRGLLDPEKVDPFSLFVESGGLTYCLYKDSERVLGNTFGMCILQDFEALTPNLLARTIETVEGGGLIILLLRSLSSLTNLYTMVMDVHDRFRTESHSKATGRFNERFLLSIASCKACVVMDDELNILPISSHMRSIAPVPVKEDSEGISESQRELKDLKEQLSDAFPVGPLIKKCCTLDQGNAVATFLDTILDKTLRSTVALLAARGRGKSAALGLAIAGAIAAGYSNIFVTAPSPENLKTLFEFVCKGFDALEYKEHIDYDVQKSSDPLLKKATVQINIFKQHRQTIQYIRPQEHEKLSQVELLVVDEAAAIPLPVVKSLLGPYLVFLSSTVNGYEGTGRSLSLKLLQQLEEQSQMSAKGPISGRLFKKIELKESIRYASSDPIESWLHGLLCLDITNYIPKLNGLPAPNECDLYYVNRDTLFSYHKDSELFLQRMMALYVASHYKNSPNDLQLMADAPAHHLFVLLGPVDESKNQLPDILCVIQVCLEGQISRNSAKKSLSDGRQPFGDQIPWKFCEQFQDTVFPSLSGARIVRIATHPSAMKIGYGSQAVELLTRYYEGQFAPISEVDVEDVVETVPVRVTEAAEKVSLLEESIKPRTDLPHLLVHLRERRPEKLHYIGVSFGLTLDLFRFWWKHKFVPFYIGHIPSAVTGEHTCMVLKSLKNDELEVNNFRQFYQDFRRRFLRLLGYSFHSMDYRLAMSIIDPKINFTEQEPKLPTVDGFLRSITDILSPYDMKRLGAYTSNLADFHMILDLVSTLSHLYFQEKLPVTLSYAQASILLCIGLQNQDISYIEGLMKLDRQQILSLFIKVMKKFYKYLYAIASEEIESTLPRPKETVLEPHKISVDDDLNEAARKVEDGMRSNTDGLNPELLQQYAIGDRDAELENALQNGGVKLPAGGVVSVKSSRNKMEEKGKRKSSHNSGEKRRKHEHGSNSKSNKKKKYSQ, from the exons ATGAGGAAGAAGGTTGACGAACGCATCAGAACCCTAATAAGCAATGGCGTCAAAAACAGGCACCGCTCCATGTTCGTCATCGTGGGCGACAAGTCCCGCGACCAG ATTGTGAATCTTCATTATATGCTTAGCAATGAAGTAAAGAAATCAAGGCCTACTGTGTTGTGGTGCTACAAGGACAAGCTTGAGCTCAGCAG TCACAAGAAAAAACGTGCTAAGCAGGTCAAAAAGCTGATGCAGAGAGGGCTGCTTGATCCTGAGAAGGTTGATCCTTTCTCACTTTTTGTTGAAAGTGGGGGATTAACTTATTGCTTATACAAGGATTCAGAAAGAGTTCTTGGTAATACCTTTGGAATGTGTATACTTCAG GATTTTGAGGCCTTGACTCCAAATCTACTAGCAAGAACAATAGAGACCGTGGAGGGTGGTGGACTAATCATATTGTTGCTTCGTTCTCTATCCTCACTCACCAACCTATACACCATGGTCATG GATGTTCACGACAGGTTTCGAACTGAATCCCATTCTAAGGCCACTGGACGTTTTAACGAACGTTTCTTATTATCAATTGCATCATGCAAAGCGTGTGTAGTCATGGATGATGAGCTGAATATTTTACCCATTTCATCTCATATGAGGTCAATTGCTCCGGTTCCAGTTAAAGAG GACTCTGAAGGGATATCAGAGTCACAAAGGGAATTGAAGGATCTAAAAGAACAACTGAGTGATGCATTTCCTGTTGGCCCTTTAATAAAGAAATGTTGTACGTTGGACCAG GGAAATGCTGTTGCTACATTTCTGGATACAATCTTGGACAAGACACTTCGAAGTACTGTTGCCTTGCTAGCTGCTCGTGGCCGTGGGAAATCAGCTGCACTTGGTTTGGCTATTGCTGGAGCTATTGCTGCAGG gtattcaaatatatttgtaactgcaCCCAGCCCCGAGAACTTAAAAACTCTGTTCGAATTTGTTTGCAAGGGTTTTGATGCACTGGAATATAAG GAACATATAGATTATGATGTACAGAAAAGCAGTGACCCTTTGTTGAAAAAAGCAACTGTACAGATCAATATATTCAAGCAGCACAGACAAACAATTCAG TATATACGACCACAAGAGCATGAAAAGCTTTCCCAAGTTGAACTGTTGGTTGTTGATGAAGCAGCAGCTATTCCACTACCAGTGGTGAAGTCTTTGCTTGGTCCTTATCTGGTCTTCCTTTCATCTACTGTTAATGG CTATGAAGGTACTGGTCGGTCTTTGTCCCTAAAACTTCTACAGCAATTGGAAGAGCAAAGCCAGATGTCTGCTAAAGGCCCTATATCTG GTCGACTTTTCAAAAAGATTGAATTGAAAGAATCTATCAGATATGCTTCCAGTGATCCAATTGAATCCTGGCTTCATGGTTTACTTTGCTTGGATATTACGAATTACATCCCTAAACTTAACGG GTTACCTGCACCCAATGAGTGTGATCTGTACTATGTGAACCGTGATACACTTTTTTCATATCATAAAGATAGCGAGTTGTTCTTACAG CGAATGATGGCACTGTATGTTGCCTCTCATTAcaaaaattctccaaatgaTTTGCAACTAATGGCTGATGCTCCAGCTCACCACTTGTTCGTGCTACTTG GTCCTGTTGATGAGTCAAAAAATCAGCTTCCTGATATTTTGTGCGTCATTCAG GTCTGCCTTGAGGGACAGATTTCTCGTAATTCTGCAAAGAAAAGTTTAAGCGATGGTCGTCAACCCTTTGGTGATCAGATACCATGGAAATTCTGTGAGCAATTTCAGGACACTGTGTTTCCCAGTCTGTCAGGTGCTCGGATTGTACGAATCGCCACACATCCAAGTGCCATGAAG ATTGGATATGGTTCACAAGCAGTGGAACTATTGACAAG GTACTACGAAGGACAGTTTGCTCCTATTTCTGAAGTGGATGTTGAAGATGTTGTTGAGACGGTGCCTGTCAGAGTCACAGAAGCTGCCGAGAAG GTTTCATTGCTGGAAGAAAGTATAAAACCTAGAACAGATCTTCCTCATTTGCTTGTTCATCTTCGTGAAAGGCGACCAGAGAAGCTCCATTATATTGGTGTCTCCTTTGGGCTTACCTTAGACCTTTTCCGCTTTTGGTGGAAACATAAATTTGTTCCATTCTATATTGGACATATTCCA AGTGCTGTAACTGGTGAGCATACATGTATGGTCCTGAAATCTTTGAAGAATGATGAACTTGAAGTTAACAATTTTCGTCAGTTCTACCAAG ATTTCAGGCGAAGGTTTTTGAGACTACTGGGTTATAGTTTTCATTCAATGGATTATAGGCTCGCTATGAG CATCATAGATCCTAAGATCAATTTCACAGAGCAAGAACCCAAGTTGCCTACCGTAGATGGGTTCTTAAGGTCAATCACAGATATATTGTCACCTTATGATATGAAGCGACTTGGAGCTTACACCAGCAATCTTGCTGACTTTCATATG ATTTTGGATCTTGTTTCAACCCTTTCACATCTGTATTTCCAAGAGAAACTTCCAGTAACATTGTCATATGCCCAGGCTTCCATATTGCTCTGCATTGGCTTACAAAATCAAGATATCTCCTATATTGAG GGGCTGATGAAATTGGATCGGCAGCAAATATTGTCTCTGTTTATAAAAGTTATGAAGAAGTTTTACAAATATCTATACGCTATTGCATCTGAGGAGATTGAGTCAACCTTGCCTAGACCAAAAGAA ACTGTCTTGGAACCTCACAAAATCTCTGTCGACGATGATCTCAATGAGGCTGCAAGGAAAGTTGAG GATGGGATGAGATCCAACACAGATGGGTTAAATCCTGAGTTGCTTCAACAGTATGCGATTGGGGACAGAGATGCAGAACTTGAGAATGCATTACAGAATGGTGGTGTAAAGTTACCAGCTGGCGGTGTTGTTAGTGTGAAATCAAGTAGAAATAAAATGGAGGAGAAAGGAAAACGGAAATCGAGTCATAATAGTGGGGAAAAGCGGCGTAAACATGAGCATGGCTCCAACTCCAAgtccaacaaaaagaagaaatattcACAATAG